The segment ttgaatctaaaacaTTTAAACTGTTAGAGAATAAGAACAGTCGTCAAAAATGAAAACGAataaaaatctttgaaaaagaagaaaaattgtaaaaaaatatatatattaacgaCTTTCAAATTGAGTTGACCAAACTTGAACTCGAATTGTGACCACTTCGACTCAAGTTTAACttctttcaaatcaaacattaaattgatttataacaTGAACAAGATAATATTAGGGGTCTTAAATTTTTTCAAGGTAGGTTAGGTCAATCCTTATGACCAAACTAAGACCGCAAACAAGCCAAATTGTAAGATTATTGTCCAACAAAGTTGGTTGTTGCATGACTCAATGAGCTTgcaacttaaatataatatcaataaactcataattttttaaaatcatcatataCACCCTTAAAATTTCATTCCTCTACTTTGAATACAagagataattgataaatatataagttatatgaCTTAACTATAGTTTTCTTAACCAAGCTCAAGACAACTATTCTTATCTCGAGctcaagttcaaacttaaaGTCTTGAACTTGAGCTTGATTTATACTCAATCAAGCTAAACTCAAATCCAACACTGTTCGATTAGGTTAAACCCTAGACCAAACTAGATGTGGTCaaagggtaattttgaattttacaaaGAGATTATTAAAGAAGGAGGAGTTGTTTGGTGCTGAAAAAAATGAGCcaagaaacaaaaatcaatcaaacattttacaaacaagaaaatcaaTCATCCATAAAgcatatgtataaacaaatagTGAAGGTTAGACAAAGCGGGTGGAGTAGGTAAGCTATTGAAGATCAAAGGGCCACCACTTTCATTTCAAGCTACGAAATTGTTTGTTTGCTTTAGAGATCAAAGATTTTGCAACTTGCATGTATACCTCTATAACAAATGCATGGCAAGGCAAGCATTGTTTTATCATTGTCGTGGAAATGCGCATTGAGCTGACTGGGTGGGGACTGGAGTTGCCGATACCTTGAGTGAGAGCTTAAGCATCCTAAAAGACAATGGACATTAAGTTAATTGGAGAAAATAGATGGAAAGGATGATCTGAATGTGATAGAAACTATTTTATCGATAAATGAGGATCTACAGTAGATGAATCGGCAATTCAAGGAGTTAGAACCTCCGAGTTTTAGAAGGCTGCCAACTGCCTAAGCTGCCCAAACCCTAATCATATTCCTCCCTTCCCCATTTACAACCttaactattatttatatactaaatccTAACATTTAGAATTAAAACGTGTGttcaaaaaaaacaaagtcCTAACAGAATGCATGATAGATAAACACAAGTTcaaaaatgtaatgaatttgtTTTGAAGATTTCATGAACTCTTTCAACAGACGAAAGTTCAGAAGCCATTTGGAAAATGCAAAACCCATTTTCCAGAAGAAGTCTCACAAAATAAGAATTGAAAACCATTTatgtctcttcttcttccttctctaGAAACCTTTTTCTTTCGCATACTAATCGGACACATTTTCATCATTCTTTTTTCTTCAGAATAATTTCTAACTTTACTACTGTATGCATTCTCTCTCTTAGAAAATTCCTACTCTCTTTTCTATATTAGTAGCCTGCAAATGGGTCCTTAATGCCATTTACTCCTTTTAATGGAACGTCCAACTAATCATGATTCAATCTGTATGTACAATATCTCGGTCTAATGGTTTAACCCACCATTAAGACATTATCTACTTTGAATACAgttcatcataattttaattttgggtttTGCAATCCAAAACCTGTTTTGATGGTTTAAGAGATCAAAAGCTATTTAACTACTCTTCTTTTATCATCTGCAAGTGATATGAGATTTGTCTACAGATGTTAAGTATGTGATCTTAAACCAATATTCTTAAGGGATTCATCAAAGAAGTGGCACAATGAACTACTTATCAACCTTGAAATTTAACTGCATAGGAATGCTATGTATGTCCATAAATTTTGAAGGTCAAATCTAAATACACGATAAAATGCCTCGCTAAACCATGGAAGATTTAGCCCAATGAGAGTGCACTTAAAATAATGGCACTACTGTTGTGTACACGATgatgaaagaaaaaggaagttGACATAAAAAATCCTCAAACCTCCAAGGGCACTGCAGAATCGGGCTTCAAGCGATTCAACTGAACTGTCCCAAGAATATACTCAGGTAATTCTGACTCTTCCTTTGCCTGCAAATGCAGTAGCAGTCAACATCAAGTTTTGCGCAACGTGCAAGCCCTCAGGGTCAACTTGAAAGAATCCAAGTCATTCGGATCAAATTATAAAGTAACTGAAACTTGTCGATACAATAGGATATAATAGATATGAGATAATTAGAAAACAGTATTGAGAAACAAGAATTGACAATGCCATAGTAAAACTCAGCTCTTATGATATAGACTGTTTTAATTACCAACGCAGAAGCACATACCTCTATTAGAATTGCAAGATCGACGACCAAGCTTGTTACATATCCAAGGACAAGGCCAATGACACTTCTTGCTACAGATGATGATCCAATATCAACATCAATCTGCATGATAGAACTTTGGGAGATCGTTAATTAAGTTCAGTACCAATTTAACATAATCTATCTTAAAAAACTTTTGCTTTTAAACCAAGCACAAAGTACGCACTTAGAAATAATTATGCCACACTAAGAGAGAAGTGAAAACACGAGAATTCTTTGCATAAAGGGGAATTTAGATTAGGGTCAAGGTAGCAAAGAAACATTTCAAGTTTCCGATATGCATAAATAGacataaataatttgatattgattGTCCCTTCCAAAGTGATTGTGCTTCAATATACATCACAGAATTGACCACTGGCGTAGGTAAACAaaggtaagaaaaaaaatgcaaggATACCTCTAGAAAATTGTCTTGTCGGAGGTATTTGCACGTTACAGCCTTTCCCAACAGACAAGCTTTTGTTCCAACAGCACGTTTGACCATCCAATACCCctgaaacaattataaaattctgTACTCAGTATCCTGAAGGCAAATCAGATAAAAGTTATTAAACTTTTACTTGATCTTCATACTTCTTAAGCATTTCATACCTCAACAATGCTAGGAATTAGTTTAAACCTTGCTTCTCGAAACATGTCAGTCCCATCCACAAACTGACCtaacaatgaatttttatttactggCCTTTCTGATGCATAGTAGAGCACCAAACTATAATTTGGTTTTGCTGGAACCTgacacaaaataaattattctttgcAAGGTAGCAATGACATTCATAGCACCAGAAAATCAATGCTATCATcgtaattataaaatattagttaataacaaaatatcGAGCATGTACCTGGAGATTAATGACTAAGATAAATGGAAGCTTTTTCCCTGCTTCAGACTGAAATTGGGGAAAAAGCAGTTAGATTATAGAAGAATAATTTATTCCAAAAAATCTGTAACCAGCAAACTCAAACATGTTCAGATGCTCTACAAGTCTAAATGAAATGCCTATTGTCTCAAATTTTAGACATTCTTCCCGTTATTTTTCTAGAAGCTAGCATGAAAAGACAAGTTTCTTTATGCATCAAAGACATTgcttaagaaaattaaaatttactgtaAAGAATTAACATTGAATGtagaggaaaaaaaacaaagttaatgTGCAATCATCAAATATCACTGATCAGGCAACTCTCAACAATTACAATGGGTAACCAAGTGAAGTACAAGTTTAACTCTTCCAATTACAAAAGCAAATTTATTACAAGAGAAAGATCCTTTTTCATCCCTTAAACAAAGTTCAAAATTGAGAATGGTGACAAAGAAGTCAGGACAGTATAGGCCAAAAGTATGAATGCATTTTGTTGAATAGGAACTGAAACAAATTCCATTAATGATATATGGAAATAAGCTACAAATTAAGGTCAACCAGCAGCCACTGGCAGAAACTGAAACGTAAATTTCCAGCAAAGCAGAAATTACAGAAAGATATGTTGTAGGTGCTTCCAAACTCCAGTGACTCTTCATTTGTGGAGATCTTTTGCccataagattaaaaaaaaaaaaaaaatgaaatgaaaagaaagcaGAAATGAGAATCAAATTCTACCTGAACTAGACACTTCGGATGCAATGCAACCCTATCTGCAGTTTTTTCAACTTTGAACCAATCAACTGCAATGAGATTGAGCAAGGGGTCTCCACCCATTACCtgaaaatacacacacacacacacacatatatataatgcGAATTAATGAGAAtaggatatgtatatatatataaatatacatttatattcaCTTATCAACAATTCAACATTCTGCAGAATTAATGCGAATAGAATATGTATAAGGAAAGGAAAATCACCTTGGAATTGTCTTTTAGGTAAGTCTTTCCTCGGATCATAAAACCCTTGCCAGTAGGAGAAGCCCAACAATTAGAGTCAGTCCCATCCTTTGCTTTTTGCAGGGAACCATGGAACTGGCTTGGATCAATGACAACAGGAGGTATTCTACAATCTAATTCCTTATTTGCATCTGGAACTGCATTAACCATGTCTTAATATGTCAGTACTAAGTATTCAACAGTCAAAAGAGgagggaaaaaaatttaatcagcTTTTAGCTATTTGCAGTAAAGCAGCTGGAAAATAAGTACAGAAGTTTTTGTTAAAAACAGACATTTGCGTAATTATACAAAAAAGGGATGACTCAACAGTTTCATGAGTTGGATGATCAAAATTATTTCATACAATAATGAACTTTCCAAGAATACTATATTTTGCCATGTCTTACCTAGAAACAGGTGGTAGAATCTAATCTATAATATTCAGCTTTTAAGTAAATAGAATAGCAAATTACCAATGTAAAACAATAGAATCTCTTTGACTCCtgacaataaaaattaaaaccattGCATTATTGGATAATAAACATTCCCAAAGATGAGTTTTAAGCAAAGAGAGGACCTGAAGTTCGCTTCAAACAGATGCCTGTGATGGCCCAGGAGACATTCTTTAGCTTCACTTTCATTTCCTGAGCAAGATGAGAGAATAATATCAATTCTACAACTTTTTAACAACATGGATTCAAACAAACAACTTAAATTCTATGATAGAGAACAACATTTTCTTGTCCATTTTCTGAAACTTTTAGACAGCACAAATAGAGTAGGGAAAAAAACCTTATTATCAACTTCATTGTCATCATCACTCTCTTCATCTTCCGAGGATGCTGAGTCAGCAGCAATTGCATCATAAAACTGGTCCTGCACATCTTCTTCATCCTCATAATCACCAATGGAAGATGAGGCATCTGAAAACTTTGACTGAACAACCATACTCGAAGATCCAGTTTTGAGATTTGGATTTGCTCCAATATATTCCTTTAGACCTGAATAATGATGAACTGGAAAAGTAACTGGCACtgcaataataaaatctaaacaaTCTCTGCAGCAGAACATCATTGTTTTTACATTCACTTTGCTTGAACAAAATGCTGATATTCCTTAGACCATTGAAGGCAATTGCCTAATGTGATCAAGAATATAGGTGTCATGGTCTGTTAAACCAGCTTTCTCTAATGCGGATCATAGACCTTATCAGTTGAGTTACATATGCGTGATGGTATTAGAGCTATTAAACCATTTAGATCATagattagaaaagaaaataattaactaaCCTGCCACTTGGCTTAATAATGCAAAATGGGTAgtcttttcaaactttgtgcTGGTATTTGTCTTCCATTTACACCAGCCATTTGACTGTATCTCTAACATTTGTGTCACAAGACACTTTGCACCACTTGAACCCATTGGTGTATTTAAACTTCTAATCTCCCAAGTTGATGCTACAATTCATAAgttgaacaaataaaataatcagtcAACGAATGTTCACTCGTTTTATACATGGTATCTGTTATCTAATTTCAAAAGTAGATACAAATATATCCTGGAAGAAAtgcaaaactaaaaaaaatgcCATTGAGAGGTGCACATGACCAGTGGAAACTTGCatcataaatttcatattactgTTATGATCCtaagtgcaaggtatgggacttggatcccacattggaaagtatgagcaactagtgtggggtttatatagccttgggctctcccatctcaatagctagcttttgaggtgtgattcTCCTAAGATTTGTATCATTTGGTGTCAGAGTCATCAtcatgtctcccagttgcaatcgtgcagCACGGGTGGTAATGCCGACATTGCAATGTTCCCCCAGGGCTAGTAGAGAGCTAGCGCACAGCTAGCACGCGTAGGCGTCATAGTTGCGAAGTGTGGTGGTATATTATGATCctaagtgcaaggtatgagactgaAATCCTACATTGAAAAGTATAGGCAACTAGTGTAGGGTTTATATAGCCTTagactctcccatctcaatagctaccttttgaggtgtggttctcctaaagTTCATATCAATCACCAATGTACATAAATAAGAAACTAGCAAGGTAGGGGACAGAATCTGCACCAAAGATTAGGAACATATAACTGGAACAGTAAATAAGTTTCTTTTTCAACATTTGAGAGGCATACTAGTAATGtgcatataaatttcaaaagaacTAAATTTATTGTCCGAAAGCAAGATTTGGTACAATGAAAACAGATAACATGAATTCCACAGGCTTAATGCATAAGGCATCCCATTAACTCTATTCTAGTCAGAAATAGTAATATGCAACTAAATAACAGCCAATCAACATgcaaaaaacaagaagaaaggcGGACACGTCAGTCAAGccatataaaataaagaatgaCCCACATATTCAGAAGTTCtccaattttagaaaataaaatcacttaCGATTAATTTTTGTACGTTCGTATCCAGATCTTGGAGGTTTCTTCTTGTGTGTGGCAGGAAATTGCAAAATTGCTGCATAAACAAAATTATGTCAGTGCCAAGTACAGAGGCAAGCACTATCTTCAACTTCTTGACTtgaacaatataaaataatgtcaaaCTTAGCAGGGGCTGGCTTTATAAATACAGTCGCATTGATTCCTAATGTGAAAAAATGGTCTTAACAAAGCAATTGGTTTTACTAATTCTATAACAtctcaattaataattttatgaactCTAGTCAGCTAAACATGATAATTATAACTCTTACTGTATGTTCCATCTTGACAACGAAACCATTGCCTAGAGAAGACAAAATCTCTCTTGGACTGCCAACTGTAAAacacatcaaataaaaaaaaaaaaaaatcctgtaTGAGCACCAAAGGAGGAAGagaattttatgatataaagaATGAATCATTTGGACCTATAAATTGATATGAAAATAAGAACTTCTAAATTTGTGAACTAAATTGATCTAATTTAAAGCTCTTACCCTTGGCTAACCCCAAGGGTTTAGTAAAAAAGGTCAAGAATTGAACTACCTCAGGAGCCAATAAATTGGGCAGGATATCTCACAAGTGTCCAGACTATCAAggtttaggttttagaaatAGCCCGAAGAGAAGTGAAGAGCTACAACTAGTCAgcccaaacaaaaaaaaaaagatggagaagaagaaatgatgagggaaaaaacctataattttctCTAAGAACATTACCGAGTGAGGTGCTTTGGGTCAAATGTGCCATACACAACATCATAGTGTCCATCATAAGAATCTATCAGCTCCAAGTCACCTGTCAACATATCCCACCTGGAAAGATAACTATTAGAGAGATGAAGTGGTATAACCACATAAAATAACTCCACAACACAGAATCAAGAAACTTACTCGTATCTTTGGCGCCGGTCAAGGTTTAGGACCACCTCAAAAACAGTATCTGCATCTGCATCAATAACACCAACGGCTTTCACAATAACACCTTTACCACTCTACAATAAGAAAATAGCAATGAGAGGAGAACCTGAGGCCatttatcaaattgataaaaacTGTGCAATTTCAATTCCACACAGAGATGGAACCATATTGTAAAATAGAAAAGGAAGATGATatggtatataaataaataccttAGTGTCAGAAATATCCTCAAAGATTCTAACACctgaaaccaaaaagaaaatgtctcaaGCAGGAAGGAAAATAGAAACTTTTCTCCATTAACACTAAATTCTCAACATCTTAATTAGTTCATCTATAAACTTATCAAATATTACTTGaactaatgaaaattttcttctaatttcAAACAcagaaaggaaaattttaacTTGCATATCAGGccatataacataaatttacaGCCAATAAAATCTATGAGCATAGACCAATTTCTTCATACTGTCTATTAGCCTACTAAAGCCACAAAATAGCCTTACAAACAGCTGGCAGAGTATTTCTATGCTTAACCAACAAGAATTGGCGAGTTTCATTGCTCACACAAATTAGGCATCCCGAGAAGATAATCCAAAACCTGTCTTGCCCTGTTCAGTGGTCTATCACTAGCAACATATCCCTCTTTCAACATACGAACTGTCAAATTATAATCTTATAATGCTTTCTAATTTTACACTTGAATCTCGTGTTTCAATATATGTATTGCctaaaattttgttcatttttggGAAGGGTAACTAATCATAAATGACAGTCAAAAAAACTTCCATACATAAAATGGTTGAGAGAAATATACCATTTACTGTACGAACACATTTCCATTCATGTGCTTCAATTGCATCTCCACTATCCCCTTCAAAGTACCTATTTGCCCTACTACTCAATTCTGCGGATTGCCGCAAAAGTGTCTCTGGACCTGTCACCATTTCaagattgaaaataatgaaaaatgattaaatttatgttcaatCCAAGTGAAATGAAAACATGTTAGCaaatatcataaacacaaaCTACCAATGAAAACCTCCAAGGGCATTAAACCTTCTTTTGAGGGAAAAAAAGGTCCCTAAAAGAGTTACAGAcccccaaaaaaagaaaatgtaattatAGTGGATCACAAAAATCACAAGCCATGCATTAACCAGATTCTCACAATACATTCCAAACAGACTGACAAATAAGCCTCACAGAAGAACCAAGTCTAGAATGTTTAATGAAATGCATGATGAGAAGAAGCTACTATCATTACCTagataatgaaaagaaaaatgcatCATGATGTAATGCCATCACTTTCTGTTCAAGAATTAGTACGATAAACAAAGGGAAAGCCCATTCTTTTTAACTTGTGTAATTCAGAAGTGGACAATGTACAGTATGTAGAAACTTACAAGTGCTATGAGTTAAAAACACAAATATGCTTTCCACCAGACAATAAAAGATGTGGAAAGCACAAGAAAATTATGGTTTCTTGACCTTTCCTCAAGTTTTGTTGAATAAAGAAAGACttctttagttttgtttttctttggaGACATCAACAACAATGGCTTATAAGACATTCTAAGAAACTTTAAGTAAGTAACCAGTGAAGTGTAATGGAGGATAGTGATGCTTTTAATAATAGtaacaaagataaatatatatatatatatatatatataatagggtCAGGATGACACATCCTTGGTGAACTCTTCATCTGTGTTGAACCAATGGTGATGAAAAATGGGGATTTGGCATTAAATGTAGCTACCTTGAATCTTTATATTATCATTGTTGGATCAACAAAGATCAATGACTCACAAGGAATGTAAAAGATTAAGTCAAAAAATTGGTCACAATATCCCAACATCACTGTTGGATCAACAAAGATCAATGactacatacatacatatataaaaacacactAAAAAAAAAGGGATCCATCTGTATTTTAGCAAAACTTTAGGGGAGGTCATAAAATTTACCTAGAAATCATGtaaaaatcaaaaacaaaaaataagcaACACCAACTTACCATGCCCGATTCTTATGAGATTTCTCAATCCATGAGCATATCTCCTCACTCTAGGTCGATGCCCATCCAAATTGATCCTTCAACAACAAAACATGAGAAGATCATAATTCAAGTATAACTAGTTACATAAAAACACTTAATGTACCCTTCTATCACATAATATGATATTGCATAGATCAAGATCATAACTAAACTGAAATCTCCTTCCTTGATTAGGTCaaaatatttctttcaaatcaaATGCAACACTAAACATCCCTCAATTTAAATGATGAGCTCAATAATGTTTGGGTGGGGCCTCATTGATTCTACAGAGCATAGATCAGGGAGTTTCTCTCTCCTATCCCATAAAAGCCCTGTCTCTAGTGTTACTGAGATATGATCCTAGTTCACTTTGTGAGAAACAAGTAAGCTGGTTGACAACCACAATGAAGTTCTATCTTTTAGAAAATTTGCACCACAACTTAATCAACATAATTGAAAGGTACAATCTATCCATCAGGCTCATTTGTAAAAATCTCCCCAAATGCAAGATAAACCAAAAATAGTAAGCATACTCTTCCTCCATGTTCAATTTGTTTCTGTTGCTGCCTCCCCTTGAAAGCTCCAATTCAacctatcaaaatttataacaCATAAACTTTAAGCATAATACCTGTAAAAATTGTGTTAACTATGAAGGtgattcaaattaatcataagATCCATAGTACAATaaactaagaaaaaagaaaacgtgGATAAAGATTAAGGACTTAACAGAACGACATTCAAACACTAAATTACTGATTGTACAAGAAGATGCAGCCCCAACATACTATATGAAGCAACAGCATTAGGCACatcaatttatctaatttactTGTACCTGTTGCTTCGCATGATCAAATGCCTCCATCCATTTCTGAGCTTCTCCAGCTGCGGCACAAGCAATCtagaagggaaaaagaaaattcattaatttgagAGACCCTTTGGCATTGCAGAAAAGAAAACCAAGCATCAGCAAATAGAAAATTGACTCACAAATTtgatttactttcttttttacaaGAAACCTTAAACACTGTTTAATTTAGGTGATAAGAAACAACTTTGGACTAGGTGGCACCAAGAATCTAAAAGCCAAGAGAGAGAAACAGATCTATACACTGATTTGTAGTTAATAATCATCCTTCCTGTTTACAAGATAGTAAATCACAAACTAGATTTATATTTGTTCTCCCCCTTTATCAAAATTCTGAAAGTGAAATCTCCTCATGATTCTTGTATCTTCCTGTGGactaattttgaataattcaaCGCATTTATAAATATGctgtttgaaaaaataataataataagaccctgaaagtgtttcaaatcaactaaGTCATTTTAGAAACCACCTATTTTCTGTTTAGCATTTGCTTCCTTTGGTAGCTTTACAAATGTGCAATAATCTATAGTTATTTCAAAAGTCCTAATGGGGGACTATGGGCCAGCCGAGGATGTCAACCAACAGTCCAACAGCATATAACTAGTCATAAGATTCTAAGTGATGACCAACAATCTTCTACAACTTCTACATTGTTACACGCATTGTAAGTTATTACATGTCAAAACTAAAAAGATATAACTACCTAGTGATAATTGCAGGAGTGAAGTATAAGaaagtacaatttacctctccCTTTTGTGACTCATCTAATCGATTGTAAAGCCGTATAACATAAACATCCTACAAAAAGATcacaaaagaaattttataaatgattagtTAGCTTCTCCAGCTATTTACTCAAAAGAGTAGAATCCAAAGGCTACCCATGGAAAGAATCAACTTTATTagaataatgattttttcaaagaaagactcataaaataattataataggTGAGCTGATAAGAAAATCAATCCAATACTgcattaataaaagtaaatatcaCAGATCATTTTTAGAACTTACCACATGATTGACCCTCCGACGCCCTAGCTCCTCCACCATGAGTGAAGGCCCTACTGCTCCCCTCCTAATAGGCTTCTGAAAAGTAAATGGGAGAGGTTACTTTGCATTTAAACCAAGATAAATCAACATGTAATACACTTTTCTTTTACATGAGTCCAAACTAAAATGGTATATAGCCgttttatataggaaaaaaacaaaattgccaAATCCAAAATTACAGTGTCAAGTAAAACCAAACCGCTCCCTGCATGTTTCAGCTTGAAATAACACCATAAATCTTTCTGCAGAATCAAGCTGGACTGCCACATGCTCAAGTCTTGAAAAATCCCCGACACTAAAAATCCACAATTCCCAGCTTCTTGCTCAGAGTATCATTCTATATATAATTCTCTTATAATATGACCACAACTAACAAATCATAGTATGCGACAAACAAGCTAGACttaggattcaaatttcctAATCAAGAGtagttattgtaattttttgaaGGGCATAAGTCTCTGTTTCCAAACATCCTAGAAGTCTCAatcctaaataaaaaataaattaaaaagggCTGGATTAACAGGAGTAAAACCCCAGAAATTTTACCAGAATAACATCTTTGGTAATGGATTACAACCTTCATATTAGCAACAATGAAATATCTGTTATCATTATCAGTTCCGAAGCATCCTAGTAACACTACATAAAATTACAGCactaataaaaacataaaagcaTTGAGAATCTGGCATAAGTTGTTTCCCGCCAAATATTCGTTTAGATCTTATCCCTACACggaaaaaaaata is part of the Mangifera indica cultivar Alphonso chromosome 13, CATAS_Mindica_2.1, whole genome shotgun sequence genome and harbors:
- the LOC123194769 gene encoding protein ENHANCED DISEASE RESISTANCE 2 isoform X4; translation: MTNYLSSSLSCQMQINKRLTGNPLRPQREIKERGQEMDHTTTGKKVGSDGSGSDTSSGGHSRRKSVGGGGAANVGSVGGDKEPKLFEYFGWVYHLGVNSIGHEYCHLRFLFIRGKYVQMYKRDPHENPGIKPIRRGAVGPSLMVEELGRRRVNHVDVYVIRLYNRLDESQKGEIACAAAGEAQKWMEAFDHAKQQVELELSRGGSNRNKLNMEEEINLDGHRPRVRRYAHGLRNLIRIGHGPETLLRQSAELSSRANRYFEGDSGDAIEAHEWKCVRTVNGVRIFEDISDTKSGKGVIVKAVGVIDADADTVFEVVLNLDRRQRYEWDMLTGDLELIDSYDGHYDVVYGTFDPKHLTRLDTCEISCPIYWLLSWQSKRDFVFSRQWFRCQDGTYTILQFPATHKKKPPRSGYERTKINPSTWEIRSLNTPMGSSGAKCLVTQMLEIQSNGWCKWKTNTSTKFEKTTHFALLSQVAGLKEYIGANPNLKTGSSSMVVQSKFSDASSSIGDYEDEEDVQDQFYDAIAADSASSEDEESDDDNEVDNKEMKVKLKNVSWAITGICLKRTSVPDANKELDCRIPPVVIDPSQFHGSLQKAKDGTDSNCWASPTGKGFMIRGKTYLKDNSKVMGGDPLLNLIAVDWFKVEKTADRVALHPKCLVQSEAGKKLPFILVINLQVPAKPNYSLVLYYASERPVNKNSLLGQFVDGTDMFREARFKLIPSIVEGYWMVKRAVGTKACLLGKAVTCKYLRQDNFLEFYHAD